ACGTGGAACTCCACCGCCTGCGCTCTCAGGAATTGGAGGAGCTGGTGCAGGAGCGCACCCAGCAACTGGAGGCCAGCCACTTCGCCCTTCTGGAGCGCCTCGCCGTCGTCGCCGAGTTCCGGGACGCCGAGACCGCCGACCACACCCGCCGCGTCGGCACCCTCGCCGCCCTCCTCGCCGGGCATCTGGGAGTGCCGCAGGAAGAGGTCCGGATGCTGCGCCTCGCCGCCCGTCTCCACGACATCGGCAAGATCGCCGTCCCCGACGACATCCTGCTCAAACCCGGTCGCCTGACCCCCGACGAGTGGACCCTGATCCAGACGCATACGACGGTGGGGGCACAGATGCTCGGGGGGCGGGACTCGCCGTTATTGGCGATGGCGGAGGAAATTGCGTGGACACACCATGAACGGTGGGACGGGGAGGGGTATCCACGGGGGTTGGGCGGCGAGGACATCCCGCTCGTCGGTCGGCTGGTGGCGGTGGCGGACGTGTACGACGCGTTGAGCAGTGTCCGGCCCTACAAGGCAGCGTGGCCTTTAGCGGAAGTGGTCGGAGAGATCGAGCGGGGGGTGGGAACGCGCTTCGATCCCCGCGTGGTGGGGGCGTTTCTCGACCTGATCGGGACGGGGCGCTGGCCGCCGGGCGAGGGCGGTTCCTGACCTACCGGAGCAATCTGGCGAGCGCCTCGATGCGCCGCAGGTCCGTGATCGGGCCGCTGGACGGCTCCTGCGGGTCGAGGAGATAGGTCACGACGGGCACCCCCGCGCGGGCGAGCAGGGCGTCGGTGGCGTTCCGGGGCAGGGGCTGGCCGTTCACCTTGAGACGCAGCAGCACGGTGCGGTCGGCCTTCAGGGTGGTCAGGGCCTCGGGCGAGAGAACCTTGAACACGAGGTCAGGCGTCATCCCGGCGGGCACGACGAGCTTCAACCCGAGACTTCCCAGCGTCCGCGAGAAGCTGAACTTCTCTCCCAGCGCCACGACGCTCTGCGGATCGAACATGTACAGCAGGGCAGTATTCGGCCCCGCCGCTGTCACGGGCGCGATCTGGGCCTTGAGGGTCGCCACGCGGGCGTCGTAGGTCGCCAGGTAGCGCCGCGCCTGGGCCGACTTGCCCAGCACCCGCCCCACCTCGGTCAATGCCCGCCGCCAGCCCGACGCCCCCGCGTCGTAGTCGAAGGCGAGCGTCGGGGCCAGCCGCGCGAGTTGCGGGTACAGCGTGTTGCTGCCGTCGTCCCCGGCGCTCATCAGGATCAGGTCGGGCCTCAACGCCGCGATGGTCTCCAGGCTGGGCTGGTCGTGCGTGCCGACGAAGACGGGCTGGCCGAGACTGCGCGCGGCGGGCGCGGTCAGGGCCGTGAGGGGCCGCCCCGGCGTCGCCCCCTGTACCCGCGTGCTGCCGAAACCCACGGGCCTCACGCCGAGGACCGCGAGCAATTCCGCCGTCTCCTCCTGAATGACCACGACACGTTGCGGCACCCGCGTCAGCGTCGTGCTGCCCAGGTCGTGCCGCACGGTGAGGGGAAAGGCCTGCGCCGAGGCCGCCGAGACGGAGAGGGCGGCGATCAGGGGAAGAAGGCGTTTCACTTGACGAGCACCCGTTCCAGATCGTCCAGCACGCGGCCCGCCGCCAGAATACCGGTCCCGGTCATCCAGTGGTCGTCGGAGACGGGGTAGGCGCGCCCCGCCCGCACCGCGCCGAGCCTCGCCCACAGGGGACTCCCGGTGAAGGTGGTCAGGGTGGTGGCCTCCGCCGGTCCCCAGGTCGTGTAGAACAGCGCCTGGGCGTCCATCTGCGGAATCGCCTCCGGGCCGACGATTGCCGCGAAATCGTTCACGCGCTGCGGGCCGGGGCGCGCGAGGCCCGCCTCGTCCAGAATGGTGCCGATGAAGCTCGCCCGGTGCATGATGCGCGTCTGGCCGGGCAGGAAGCGCACGACCGAGACGGTGGTGTTCGCAGGCACGGCGCGGCCCAGCGCGCGGGCGCGGGCGCGGAAGCCGTTCAGGAGGCGCTGCGCGTCCGCCTTCTTGCCCAGCGCC
The sequence above is a segment of the Deinococcus sp. YIM 134068 genome. Coding sequences within it:
- a CDS encoding ABC transporter substrate-binding protein; its protein translation is MKRLLPLIAALSVSAASAQAFPLTVRHDLGSTTLTRVPQRVVVIQEETAELLAVLGVRPVGFGSTRVQGATPGRPLTALTAPAARSLGQPVFVGTHDQPSLETIAALRPDLILMSAGDDGSNTLYPQLARLAPTLAFDYDAGASGWRRALTEVGRVLGKSAQARRYLATYDARVATLKAQIAPVTAAGPNTALLYMFDPQSVVALGEKFSFSRTLGSLGLKLVVPAGMTPDLVFKVLSPEALTTLKADRTVLLRLKVNGQPLPRNATDALLARAGVPVVTYLLDPQEPSSGPITDLRRIEALARLLR
- a CDS encoding ABC transporter substrate-binding protein, whose translation is MRPVNKLALLAALLVSPASAQSTSPQACAGRLVTHALGQSCVPRKPVRVVVLDAGPLDTAIALGIRPVGAASKFPGDETFVDYLGDRTRGIVSVGTITEPSLERILALRPDLILSSKVRHGTVYAALSRIAPTVMSDTVGATWRENLLLWGEALGKKADAQRLLNGFRARARALGRAVPANTTVSVVRFLPGQTRIMHRASFIGTILDEAGLARPGPQRVNDFAAIVGPEAIPQMDAQALFYTTWGPAEATTLTTFTGSPLWARLGAVRAGRAYPVSDDHWMTGTGILAAGRVLDDLERVLVK